From a single bacterium genomic region:
- the lepA gene encoding translation elongation factor 4 yields the protein AHIDHGKSTLADRMLEVTNVIDMGSHEALVLDDMELEKERGITIKSHAIRMEYEKDGKTYILNLIDTPGHVDFTYEVSRSLAACEGAIIVVDATQGIEAQTISNLYLALENNLEIIPVVNKIDMPAARPDDVAIEIAELIGCDIGEVLLVSAKTGEGVGCVLDAIVKRIPPPSGSKNAPPCALIFDSFYDTYRGVVVYIRVVEGVISRGDKIKFFVTNKQYEIDELGYLTLSLEKTDSLSAGEVGYLMANIKSVGDARVGDTITIISNPAPKPLPGYREVKPMVFSGFYPTNPEDFESLRSALEKLKLNDASLVYEPETSAALGFGFRCGFLGLLHLEISQERLYREYNLDIVATVPNVEYKVITKKGKVLAVENPAKMPNPLEIESVEEPYVEAEIITPHEYVSPIMGLVKERRGEYIATEYVDPARVLLKFSIPLAEIIFDFFDKMKTVSRGYGSFDYILVGYRPSDLVKLDVRVNGDLVDALSIIIHRERTYDWGQKLVSKLKELIPRQMYEVVIQAAVGSRVISRARRAPLRKNVTAKCYGGDISRKRKLLERQKEGKRRMKMVGSVEIPQDAFFAVLKIER from the coding sequence GCGCATATTGATCATGGTAAATCCACACTTGCAGATAGAATGCTGGAAGTTACTAATGTCATTGATATGGGTTCACATGAAGCTCTTGTGTTAGATGATATGGAGCTGGAAAAAGAGCGCGGGATTACAATCAAATCTCATGCGATACGCATGGAATACGAAAAAGATGGAAAAACATATATTCTTAATCTTATAGATACTCCCGGACATGTCGATTTTACCTATGAGGTTTCACGCTCTTTGGCGGCTTGCGAGGGTGCAATTATTGTTGTTGATGCTACTCAGGGTATTGAAGCACAGACAATTTCTAATCTCTATCTAGCTCTAGAAAACAACCTCGAGATAATCCCTGTTGTTAACAAGATAGATATGCCCGCAGCGCGACCTGATGATGTGGCCATTGAAATAGCTGAGCTTATAGGCTGTGATATTGGTGAGGTGCTTCTGGTTTCAGCCAAGACCGGCGAAGGTGTTGGGTGCGTTCTGGATGCTATAGTTAAACGAATTCCTCCACCATCGGGAAGCAAAAATGCCCCACCTTGTGCTCTCATTTTCGATAGTTTTTACGATACATATCGAGGCGTGGTGGTCTATATCCGCGTGGTCGAAGGCGTTATATCGCGCGGTGATAAGATTAAATTTTTTGTTACAAATAAACAATATGAAATAGACGAACTCGGCTATTTAACGCTCAGTCTTGAAAAGACCGATTCACTTTCCGCTGGCGAAGTGGGTTATCTCATGGCGAATATTAAAAGCGTTGGCGATGCACGCGTTGGAGATACTATCACTATTATATCGAATCCCGCACCCAAACCGCTTCCGGGATACCGTGAGGTTAAACCCATGGTCTTTAGTGGGTTCTACCCAACGAATCCCGAAGATTTTGAGAGCCTTCGTTCTGCGCTTGAAAAGCTTAAACTTAACGATGCAAGTCTTGTCTATGAGCCGGAAACCTCTGCGGCTTTGGGTTTCGGTTTTCGGTGCGGTTTTTTGGGGCTTCTTCATCTCGAAATTAGTCAAGAGAGGCTTTATCGGGAATACAATCTTGATATTGTAGCGACCGTGCCCAATGTAGAATACAAGGTAATAACAAAAAAGGGTAAGGTTCTCGCTGTCGAAAATCCGGCCAAAATGCCAAATCCATTGGAAATTGAAAGTGTCGAGGAACCTTATGTCGAGGCCGAGATCATTACACCACACGAATATGTTAGTCCTATAATGGGTTTAGTTAAAGAAAGGCGCGGTGAATATATCGCTACGGAGTACGTCGATCCGGCGAGGGTTTTATTAAAGTTTAGTATTCCACTCGCCGAGATAATTTTTGATTTCTTCGATAAGATGAAGACCGTTTCCCGTGGTTATGGTAGCTTCGACTATATCCTGGTCGGATACAGACCTTCGGATTTAGTAAAACTCGATGTCCGTGTTAATGGCGATCTTGTCGATGCCTTGTCCATTATTATTCACCGAGAACGAACCTATGATTGGGGCCAAAAATTAGTTAGCAAATTGAAAGAGTTGATTCCACGCCAGATGTATGAGGTTGTGATTCAAGCGGCGGTTGGATCGCGAGTTATATCCCGTGCAAGGCGTGCGCCATTGAGAAAAAACGTAACCGCAAAGTGCTATGGAGGCGATATTTCGCGAAAACGGAAGCTCCTAGAGCGCCAAAAAGAGGGCAAACGACGCATGAAAATGGTCGGAAGTGTAGAGATACCTCAAGATGCCTTTTTTGCGGTTTTAAAAATTGAGCGCTAG
- a CDS encoding type II secretion system protein, translating into MAKKIDRHKGSLGITLVELMIVLIIIGVLSSLAIIRFSSASKKAKIREAAVMLAYLWDIQYEYYVANGEFIHQKNFGFILFEVDFGFSWFDRSNESLRKELNYSSPSGKSKFWYISGFGGSGFTTHAYPKVSGDFINWDEEDVDNSLKGITLSVDNDRTIYVYGFGNVMKL; encoded by the coding sequence ATGGCAAAAAAAATTGATAGACATAAGGGATCTCTCGGTATAACCTTGGTTGAATTAATGATCGTCTTGATCATTATCGGAGTCCTTTCATCGCTAGCAATAATTCGTTTTAGTTCTGCATCTAAGAAAGCAAAAATCCGAGAAGCAGCTGTTATGTTGGCTTATCTTTGGGATATTCAATACGAATATTATGTGGCTAACGGTGAATTTATACATCAGAAGAACTTCGGATTTATACTCTTCGAGGTGGATTTCGGTTTTTCTTGGTTCGATAGAAGTAATGAATCACTTAGGAAAGAGCTGAACTATAGTTCTCCATCAGGAAAATCTAAATTTTGGTACATTAGTGGATTTGGTGGCTCTGGTTTTACAACTCATGCTTACCCTAAGGTTAGCGGTGATTTTATAAATTGGGATGAAGAAGATGTCGATAACAGCCTGAAGGGAATAACTCTCTCTGTTGACAATGACCGCACTATTTATGTATATGGCTTCGGTAACGTAATGAAGCTTTAA